In one window of Frigoriglobus tundricola DNA:
- the ribH gene encoding 6,7-dimethyl-8-ribityllumazine synthase has translation MLYEGDFSPPDGRFVLVAARFNGFIVDQLVAGATDAFRRHGVSDDRIDLVRVPGAYEIPLVAQRLGASGTFAAVVCLGCVIRGDTDHYDHVAGAATSGIAQAALASGVPVVFGVLTCDTLEQAIHRAGAKAGNKGFEAAVCAVEMVNLLKKLPG, from the coding sequence ATGTTGTACGAAGGCGATTTTTCTCCCCCGGACGGGCGGTTCGTACTCGTCGCGGCCCGGTTCAACGGGTTCATCGTGGACCAGCTCGTGGCGGGCGCCACCGACGCCTTCCGGCGGCACGGCGTTTCGGACGACCGGATCGACCTCGTGCGCGTGCCCGGGGCGTATGAAATTCCCCTCGTGGCCCAGCGCCTCGGCGCGTCCGGGACGTTCGCGGCCGTCGTGTGCCTCGGCTGCGTGATCCGCGGCGACACGGACCACTACGACCACGTCGCGGGCGCGGCCACGAGCGGCATCGCGCAGGCGGCCCTCGCCAGCGGCGTGCCGGTGGTGTTCGGCGTCCTGACGTGCGACACGCTGGAACAGGCGATCCACCGGGCCGGGGCCAAGGCCGGCAACAAGGGGTTCGAGGCCGCGGTGTGCGCCGTCGAGATGGTGAACCTGTTGAAGAAGTTGCCGGGATGA
- a CDS encoding protein kinase domain-containing protein, whose translation MTRTGEYLGTPRFIAPERVRGDAIDGRSDVFSLGALLYELVCGTSPWTKEQERQLAAGVPLDVRPQPMGRFRRRVPPALEALVQRALAPDPTDRPTAAELAAELDALAPTLDDTPVRPLPAEFTDPDVTSVLPAVKWPA comes from the coding sequence CTGACGCGGACCGGGGAGTACCTGGGCACGCCGCGGTTCATCGCCCCCGAGCGCGTCCGGGGCGACGCCATCGACGGCCGGTCCGATGTGTTCAGCCTCGGCGCGCTGCTCTACGAACTCGTGTGTGGCACCTCGCCGTGGACGAAGGAGCAGGAGCGCCAGCTCGCCGCCGGGGTGCCACTCGACGTGCGCCCGCAGCCGATGGGCCGGTTCCGCCGCCGCGTCCCGCCCGCGCTCGAAGCCCTGGTTCAGCGGGCACTGGCGCCGGACCCGACCGACCGGCCGACCGCCGCGGAACTGGCGGCCGAACTGGACGCGCTGGCCCCGACTCTGGACGACACGCCCGTCCGCCCGCTCCCCGCGGAGTTCACCGACCCCGACGTCACCTCGGTTCTGCCCGCGGTCAAGTGGCCCGCGTGA
- a CDS encoding protein kinase domain-containing protein codes for MLAAAHRQGIVHRDIKPDNVFLHNDGGREVVKVVDFGIAKFFAGPLSTGATP; via the coding sequence GTGCTGGCCGCGGCCCACCGCCAGGGCATCGTTCACCGCGACATCAAGCCGGACAACGTGTTCCTGCACAACGACGGGGGCCGGGAAGTCGTGAAGGTGGTGGACTTCGGCATCGCGAAGTTCTTCGCCGGTCCGCTGAGCACGGGGGCGACCCCCTGA